In Nicotiana tabacum cultivar K326 chromosome 21, ASM71507v2, whole genome shotgun sequence, one DNA window encodes the following:
- the LOC107798057 gene encoding CASP-like protein 4D2, which yields MTTPRAIAILVLRIFSMLLCAASVPLMITNSFTLSGGEKTKYSDIRGYRYVVSAAMGGFLYSLIQLPFAMYYAFTGKKVIKGRFLGMLDFYADKMITFYLASGLGVGFGVSSELKRFINGFVDTIETSGIDTFEELRTESKKFFDRGTLATTPLLAGFTTMAVLTIITSFHRK from the exons atgaCAACACCACGGGCAATAGCAATCCTTGTTCTCAGAATCTTTTCAATGTTGTTGTGCGCAGCTTCCGTGCCGCTCATGATTACCAACAGTTTCACGCTTAGTGGTGGCGAAAAAACAAAATACAGTGACATTAGGGGTTATAG GTATGTCGTATCAGCCGCTATGGGtggatttttgtactcattgatTCAGCTGCCCTTCGCAATGTATTATGCCTTCACAGGAAAAAAGGTTATTAAGGGAAGGTTCCTGGGCATGTTGGATTTCTACGCAGATAAG ATGATAACATTCTACTTGGCAAGTGGACTTGGTGTGGGATTTGGTGTCAGTTCTGAACTCAAACGTTTCATAAATGGATTTGTGGATACTATTGAAACATCAGGGATTGATACATTCGAAGAGTTAAGGACCGAGAGCAAAAAATTCTTTGACAGGGGTACTTTAGCAACAACTCCCCTTTTGGCAGGATTTACAACCATGGCTGTTCTCACCATTATTACTTCCTTCCACCGCAAATGA